Proteins encoded within one genomic window of Micromonospora halotolerans:
- a CDS encoding STAS domain-containing protein: MTFAVTHGQREGVPACLRLEGELDLGTAPELNAAIDRLAAEGHREILLDLTELTFCDSTGIAAFVRGDNLAAAAGGWLRITGATGRVARVLQVTGLAEVLSHEAQVADPATPAAS, encoded by the coding sequence GTGACGTTCGCCGTCACGCACGGCCAGCGGGAGGGCGTTCCGGCCTGCCTGCGGCTCGAGGGTGAGCTCGACCTGGGCACCGCGCCGGAGCTCAACGCGGCCATCGACCGGCTGGCCGCCGAGGGGCACCGCGAGATCCTGCTGGACCTCACCGAGCTGACCTTCTGCGATTCCACCGGCATCGCCGCGTTCGTCCGCGGCGACAATCTCGCCGCCGCGGCGGGTGGCTGGTTGCGGATCACCGGGGCGACCGGGCGGGTGGCCCGGGTGCTCCAGGTGACCGGGCTGGCCGAGGTGTTGAGCCACGAGGCGCAGGTGGCCGACCCGGCCACGCCGGCCGCCTCCTGA
- a CDS encoding cobalamin B12-binding domain-containing protein: protein MTATTTEAGPTQAFPGYLECLAEADEHAAVEVAAGLQKSGVPAERVLLDLVAPAQAEVGERWARDEWSVAQEHAATHISERVVAAVAAYANPRPTRGRIVVACMDGEWHALPARLVAEVLRLRGWQITFLGASVPAAHLVSYLHRYDAHAVALACALPMRLPHAHRMIEACRRSDVPVVVGGRGFGGDGRWARVLGVSWAPDAPTAADLVADERALRAAPPARLDHLADDEYASLAKRRGELIDSALADLRERVPGVRDYTPAQLDSTVSDLGYIIDFLAAALYVDDETLFTEFVEWLVAILVSRRVPAGAVGLTLDHYGQRLRDFPRAARFLDRARALVGGLSAAPGR from the coding sequence GTGACCGCGACGACCACGGAGGCCGGCCCGACGCAGGCCTTCCCCGGCTACCTGGAGTGCCTGGCGGAGGCCGACGAGCACGCCGCGGTCGAGGTGGCGGCCGGGCTGCAGAAGTCCGGCGTGCCGGCCGAGCGGGTGCTGCTGGACCTGGTCGCCCCGGCGCAGGCCGAGGTGGGGGAGCGGTGGGCGCGCGACGAGTGGAGCGTGGCCCAGGAGCACGCCGCCACCCACATCAGCGAGCGGGTGGTGGCGGCCGTCGCCGCGTACGCGAATCCGCGCCCGACCCGCGGCCGGATCGTGGTCGCCTGCATGGACGGTGAGTGGCATGCCCTGCCGGCCCGGTTGGTGGCCGAGGTGCTGCGGCTGCGCGGCTGGCAGATCACCTTCCTCGGGGCGAGCGTGCCCGCCGCGCACCTGGTGTCCTACCTGCACCGCTACGACGCGCACGCGGTGGCTCTCGCCTGCGCGCTGCCGATGCGGCTGCCGCACGCCCACCGGATGATCGAGGCGTGCCGCCGCTCGGACGTGCCGGTGGTGGTCGGCGGGCGCGGCTTCGGCGGCGACGGGCGCTGGGCCCGGGTGCTCGGCGTGTCGTGGGCGCCGGACGCGCCGACCGCGGCGGACCTGGTGGCCGACGAGCGGGCGCTGCGGGCGGCGCCGCCGGCCCGGCTCGACCACCTCGCCGACGACGAGTACGCGAGCCTGGCCAAGCGGCGCGGTGAGCTGATCGACAGCGCCCTAGCGGACCTGCGGGAGCGGGTGCCCGGGGTGCGCGACTACACCCCGGCGCAGCTCGACTCGACCGTCAGCGACCTCGGCTACATCATCGACTTCCTCGCCGCCGCCCTCTACGTCGATGACGAGACCCTCTTCACCGAGTTCGTCGAGTGGCTGGTGGCGATCCTGGTCAGCCGCCGGGTCCCGGCGGGTGCGGTCGGGCTCACCCTCGACCACTATGGACAGCGGCTGCGCGACTTCCCCCGGGCCGCCCGGTTCCTCGACCGGGCCCGCGCGCTGGTCGGCGGGCTGTCCGCCGCGCCGGGGCGGTGA
- a CDS encoding AI-2E family transporter: MSRADDRSTARRALIVIGLVLATLMGLALVWATRRVLVWGLVAAFFAVALNPLVDRVERRLVRRRALATLLVFLAAFVLLAALGAMIVLPLADELGRFADRAPELLREARAGRGPVGEVLNRFHLLRYADTHADQIQRYGSRLGQPAVGVLRGVLEIVAAVLTVVVLAYLMVLEAPKIIAGTLQLIGDGAAERLRRIGRDSSRIITGYLSGNLLISVICGGLTFAVLVLVGVPFAGVIALVVALADLVPLVGATIGAIVAAGAGFLHSPTAGVVVLVFFVVYQQVENHLLQPVIMARAVRLNPLTVLVSVLLAAELAGLVGALLAIPVAGIGQVLLREFARTGRQALPVPAPAGPDAAAGGRAPGDGKPPPAGG; the protein is encoded by the coding sequence ATGAGCAGAGCCGACGACCGGTCCACCGCCCGCCGGGCGCTGATCGTGATCGGTCTGGTGCTCGCCACGCTGATGGGGCTGGCGCTCGTCTGGGCGACCCGGCGGGTGCTGGTCTGGGGCCTCGTCGCGGCGTTCTTCGCGGTGGCCCTGAACCCCCTGGTCGACCGGGTGGAACGGCGGCTGGTGCGGCGCCGGGCCCTGGCCACCCTGCTGGTCTTCCTGGCCGCCTTCGTGCTGCTGGCCGCGCTGGGCGCGATGATCGTGCTGCCGCTGGCCGACGAGCTGGGCCGGTTCGCCGACCGGGCGCCGGAGCTGCTCCGCGAGGCGCGCGCCGGGCGCGGACCGGTCGGCGAGGTCCTCAACCGGTTCCACCTGCTCCGGTACGCCGACACCCACGCCGACCAGATCCAGCGCTACGGCTCCCGGCTCGGCCAGCCGGCGGTCGGGGTGCTCCGGGGCGTGCTGGAGATCGTCGCCGCGGTGCTCACCGTGGTGGTGCTGGCCTACCTGATGGTGCTGGAGGCCCCGAAGATCATCGCCGGCACGCTCCAACTGATCGGCGACGGCGCGGCGGAGCGGCTGCGGCGCATCGGCCGGGACTCCTCCCGGATCATCACCGGCTACCTCAGCGGCAACCTGCTCATCAGCGTCATCTGCGGCGGCCTGACCTTCGCAGTGCTCGTCCTCGTCGGGGTGCCGTTCGCCGGGGTGATCGCCCTGGTGGTCGCGCTGGCCGACCTGGTGCCGCTGGTCGGGGCCACCATCGGGGCGATCGTCGCGGCGGGGGCCGGGTTCCTGCACTCCCCCACAGCCGGCGTGGTGGTGCTGGTCTTCTTCGTGGTCTACCAGCAGGTCGAGAACCACCTGCTGCAACCGGTCATCATGGCCCGCGCGGTCCGGCTGAACCCGTTGACCGTGCTGGTGAGCGTGCTGCTCGCCGCCGAGCTGGCCGGCCTGGTGGGCGCCCTGCTGGCCATCCCGGTGGCCGGGATCGGGCAGGTGCTGCTGCGCGAATTCGCCCGGACCGGCCGGCAGGCCCTGCCCGTCCCGGCGCCCGCGGGCCCGGACGCGGCGGCCGGCGGACGGGCTCCCGGGGACGGGAAGCCGCCGCCGGCCGGCGGTTAA
- a CDS encoding ATPase, with amino-acid sequence MRFSVVETGYDRRQVDSCLDELKIRLVRLAARAENAGAGREWDQVREDATHLCDFLRRRTAVVDGEEAVGTAAEREAAALLDEARSELEAAREEARRVREQAYADAVRARRDFEAALLARRRREARVDEILAGARGDTVPPDTPTAAAGVPTGGAAERSAA; translated from the coding sequence ATGAGGTTCTCCGTGGTCGAGACCGGTTACGACCGGCGGCAGGTGGACTCCTGCCTGGACGAGCTGAAAATCCGGTTGGTCCGGCTCGCGGCGCGCGCGGAGAACGCCGGCGCCGGACGCGAGTGGGACCAGGTCCGGGAGGACGCCACCCACCTCTGCGACTTCCTGCGCCGCCGGACCGCCGTCGTCGACGGCGAGGAGGCCGTCGGGACGGCCGCCGAACGGGAGGCCGCCGCGCTGCTGGACGAGGCCCGCAGCGAGCTGGAGGCCGCCCGGGAGGAGGCCCGCCGGGTACGCGAGCAGGCGTACGCCGACGCGGTCCGGGCGCGCCGGGACTTCGAGGCGGCGCTGCTGGCCCGCCGCAGGCGGGAGGCCCGCGTCGACGAGATCCTCGCCGGGGCGCGGGGCGACACGGTGCCCCCGGACACGCCGACCGCCGCCGCGGGCGTGCCGACCGGCGGCGCCGCGGAGCGCAGCGCCGCCTGA
- a CDS encoding spermidine synthase has protein sequence MDSDAEALEIVVDPARPTGRTLLAAGVEQSYVDLADPRHLHFEYVRRMAAVVDLAAPPGRPLAVLHLGGGALTLPRWLAAARPGSPQRVIERDPAVVELVRRELPPVPPEVVVEIGDARDAVAAAPAGAYDVVLADVYRAARMPRHVASVEFAAEVARVLRPDGVLLVNVTDLPPLVHTRTQVATLRAVFADVCLVTDRRMLRGRRYGNLVLAASTRPDRLPVRRLVARAAGDPVPGGVLHGATLDAFVAGTRPATDATLAER, from the coding sequence GTGGACAGCGACGCCGAGGCCCTGGAGATCGTCGTGGACCCGGCCCGGCCCACCGGCCGGACGCTGCTCGCCGCGGGGGTCGAACAGTCGTACGTCGACCTGGCGGACCCTCGCCACCTGCACTTCGAGTACGTACGGCGGATGGCCGCCGTGGTCGACCTGGCCGCCCCGCCGGGTCGGCCGTTGGCCGTCCTGCACCTGGGCGGCGGGGCGCTCACCCTGCCCCGCTGGCTGGCCGCCGCCCGGCCCGGCTCACCCCAGCGGGTGATCGAGCGGGACCCGGCGGTGGTCGAGCTGGTCCGCCGCGAGCTGCCCCCGGTGCCGCCGGAGGTGGTCGTCGAGATCGGCGACGCCCGGGACGCGGTCGCCGCCGCCCCGGCCGGGGCGTACGACGTGGTGCTGGCCGACGTCTACCGGGCGGCCCGGATGCCCCGGCACGTGGCCAGCGTGGAGTTCGCCGCCGAGGTGGCCCGGGTGCTCCGCCCGGACGGCGTCCTCCTGGTCAACGTCACCGACCTGCCGCCGCTCGTGCACACCCGGACCCAGGTGGCCACCCTGCGGGCGGTCTTCGCCGACGTCTGCCTGGTCACCGACCGGCGGATGCTGCGCGGCCGGCGGTACGGCAACCTGGTCCTCGCCGCGTCCACCCGTCCCGACCGGCTGCCGGTACGCCGGCTCGTCGCCCGCGCCGCCGGCGACCCGGTGCCCGGGGGCGTGCTGCACGGGGCGACGCTCGACGCGTTCGTCGCGGGGACCCGGCCGGCCACCGACGCCACCCTCGCCGAGCGCTGA
- a CDS encoding response regulator, translated as MGHGTPSPVRILVVDDDPGDVLMIEEALEDSDVEKVIDVVNDGQEAMEFLRREGRHTEARRPDVILLDLNMPRMDGRQVLGEVKRDEDLRTIPIVVLTTSNADTDILGSYTLQANAYVTKPIDLDDFNDVVRRIDEFFGRVVVLPKHP; from the coding sequence ATGGGTCATGGCACCCCGAGCCCCGTTCGCATCCTGGTGGTGGACGACGACCCGGGTGACGTCCTGATGATCGAGGAAGCCCTCGAGGACTCGGACGTCGAGAAGGTCATCGACGTGGTCAACGACGGCCAGGAGGCGATGGAGTTCCTCCGCCGCGAGGGCCGGCACACCGAGGCCCGGCGTCCCGACGTCATCCTGCTCGACCTGAACATGCCGCGGATGGACGGGCGTCAGGTGCTCGGCGAGGTCAAGCGGGACGAGGACCTGCGCACCATCCCGATCGTCGTGCTCACCACCTCCAACGCCGACACCGACATCCTCGGCAGCTACACCCTCCAGGCCAACGCGTACGTGACGAAGCCGATCGACCTGGACGACTTCAACGACGTGGTGCGCCGCATCGACGAGTTCTTCGGCCGGGTGGTCGTGCTCCCCAAGCACCCCTGA
- a CDS encoding STAS domain-containing protein translates to MRPQLLTIEVDRLDAGRARLRLTGELDFDTAPELVAAAAELRRDGCRELLLDFSAVALCDSSGLSALVVIHRAGAGPVRLDAVSPQVRQLLDRTGLAELLAVPPAGETAATRDVG, encoded by the coding sequence ATGCGCCCGCAGCTGTTGACCATCGAGGTGGACCGGCTCGACGCCGGACGTGCCCGGCTTCGGCTGACCGGCGAGCTGGACTTCGACACCGCGCCGGAACTCGTCGCCGCCGCCGCCGAGCTGCGCCGCGACGGCTGCCGGGAGCTGCTCCTCGACTTCTCCGCCGTGGCGCTCTGCGACTCCTCCGGCCTCAGCGCCCTGGTCGTCATCCACCGTGCCGGCGCCGGCCCGGTGCGGCTGGACGCCGTGAGCCCCCAGGTGCGGCAGCTGCTCGACCGCACCGGGCTGGCCGAGCTGCTGGCCGTCCCGCCCGCCGGGGAGACGGCGGCGACCCGCGACGTCGGCTGA
- a CDS encoding NAD(P)/FAD-dependent oxidoreductase, whose product MTKPRVVIVGAGFAGYHAAKALSRLAGKRAEIVVLNTTDYFLYLPLLPEVAAGVVEPTRIAVPLAGTLDGVRVVVGEADRVDLQNRWVGYRSVEGDHGQLAYDRLVLSVGSVNKLLPIPGVTEYAHGFRGLPEALYLHDHVVRQVELAELAEDPAEQRSRTTFVVVGAGYTGTEVAAHGQLFTDRLMAQRPHLKVRPRWMLLDVAPRVLPELDQRLSVTADRVLRRRGVDVRMGTSVSEATPDGVMLTDGEYVPTCSLVWCVGVRPDPFVAELGLRTEKGRLVVDEYLNVPGYPEVFACGDAAAVPDATRPGQICAMTAQHAQRQGKLAAHNIAASYGRGTRKTYKHRDLGWVVDLGGKEAAANPLHVPLAGLPAKTVTRGYHLYAMPSNRARVGADWLLDAALPRPAVQLGLVPANAVPLESESPEMVRRR is encoded by the coding sequence ATGACGAAACCTCGTGTGGTGATCGTGGGGGCCGGGTTCGCCGGATACCACGCGGCGAAGGCGTTGAGCCGGTTGGCCGGCAAGCGGGCCGAGATCGTCGTGTTGAACACGACCGACTACTTCCTCTACCTGCCGCTGCTGCCCGAGGTCGCCGCCGGCGTGGTCGAGCCCACCCGGATCGCCGTGCCGCTCGCCGGCACCCTCGACGGCGTCCGGGTGGTCGTCGGCGAGGCGGATCGGGTCGACCTGCAGAACCGCTGGGTCGGCTACCGCTCCGTCGAGGGGGACCACGGCCAGCTCGCGTACGACCGGCTGGTGCTCTCCGTCGGCAGCGTCAACAAGCTGCTGCCGATCCCCGGGGTGACCGAGTACGCGCATGGCTTCCGCGGCCTGCCCGAGGCGCTCTACCTGCACGACCACGTGGTCCGGCAGGTCGAGCTGGCCGAGCTGGCCGAGGACCCGGCCGAGCAGCGGTCCCGGACCACCTTCGTGGTGGTCGGCGCGGGCTACACCGGCACCGAGGTCGCCGCGCACGGCCAGCTCTTCACCGACCGGCTGATGGCCCAGCGGCCCCACCTCAAGGTGCGTCCCCGCTGGATGCTGCTGGACGTGGCCCCGCGCGTGCTGCCCGAGCTGGACCAGCGCCTGTCCGTCACCGCCGACCGGGTGCTGCGCCGGCGCGGCGTCGACGTGCGCATGGGCACCTCGGTCTCCGAGGCCACCCCGGACGGGGTGATGCTCACCGACGGCGAGTACGTCCCGACGTGCAGCCTGGTCTGGTGTGTCGGGGTGCGCCCCGACCCGTTCGTGGCCGAGCTGGGGCTGCGCACCGAGAAGGGCCGCCTCGTGGTGGACGAGTACCTCAACGTTCCCGGCTACCCGGAGGTGTTCGCCTGCGGCGACGCGGCGGCCGTGCCCGATGCGACCCGCCCCGGGCAGATCTGCGCCATGACCGCCCAGCACGCGCAGCGGCAGGGCAAGCTCGCGGCCCACAACATCGCCGCCTCCTACGGCAGGGGCACCCGGAAGACGTACAAGCACCGCGACCTGGGCTGGGTGGTCGACCTGGGCGGCAAGGAGGCGGCGGCCAACCCGCTGCACGTGCCGCTGGCCGGCCTGCCGGCCAAGACGGTCACCCGCGGCTACCACCTGTACGCCATGCCGAGCAACCGGGCGCGGGTCGGCGCGGACTGGCTGCTCGACGCCGCCCTGCCCCGGCCGGCCGTGCAGCTGGGCCTGGTCCCGGCGAACGCGGTGCCGCTGGAGAGCGAGTCGCCCGAGATGGTGCGGCGGCGCTGA
- a CDS encoding DUF2267 domain-containing protein — MRKQMEGDNQRRRALARDARGRGRLPSQTGASLSASKQITSLDRGERSGPPPAGRRKPDTTRGGPAPPPAAVAERPRPLPDERPAPVTTLGYRDLVGDVSRRAGVDFATAKVAAEATVLALARALDETERERLLEAVPVKLHDVVPVDGLARRHDLPGFLAEVGRRSRLTPEQARYQAQATLAALADADGELVESLRVPDGLQDLLPPPPAVGGGLVGATSATAPLDEAELRDALGRLPYWSSDRQSLVRTIELPNGNLDRVLDRLDQLRGETGRGPQIGRPGPDSAVLTVRSQQVDGVTAADVDLARRVDDAIDEAGAGMNAG; from the coding sequence ATGCGCAAGCAGATGGAGGGCGACAACCAGCGCCGCCGGGCTCTGGCCCGGGACGCCCGGGGACGCGGTCGGCTTCCCAGCCAGACCGGCGCCAGCCTGAGCGCGTCCAAGCAGATCACCTCGCTGGACCGAGGCGAACGGTCCGGCCCGCCGCCGGCCGGCCGGCGCAAGCCGGACACGACGCGCGGCGGTCCCGCCCCGCCGCCCGCGGCCGTGGCGGAGCGCCCGCGCCCGCTGCCCGACGAGCGGCCGGCCCCGGTGACCACCCTGGGCTACCGGGACCTCGTCGGCGACGTGAGCCGGCGGGCGGGAGTCGACTTCGCCACCGCCAAGGTGGCGGCGGAGGCGACCGTGCTCGCGCTGGCCCGGGCGCTCGACGAGACCGAGCGGGAACGGCTGCTCGAGGCGGTGCCGGTGAAGCTGCACGACGTGGTGCCGGTCGACGGGCTCGCGCGGCGGCACGATTTGCCCGGCTTCCTCGCCGAGGTGGGCCGGCGCAGCCGGCTGACGCCGGAACAGGCCCGCTACCAGGCGCAGGCCACCCTGGCCGCGCTGGCCGACGCGGACGGCGAACTCGTCGAGTCGCTGCGCGTACCGGACGGGTTGCAGGACCTGCTCCCGCCGCCGCCGGCGGTCGGCGGCGGCCTGGTGGGCGCGACGTCCGCCACCGCCCCGCTGGACGAGGCGGAACTGCGCGACGCGCTCGGCCGGCTGCCGTACTGGTCCAGCGACCGGCAGTCGCTGGTGCGCACCATCGAGCTGCCGAACGGCAACCTGGACCGGGTGCTCGACCGGCTCGACCAGCTCCGGGGCGAGACCGGGCGCGGCCCGCAGATCGGCCGTCCCGGCCCGGACAGCGCCGTGCTCACCGTGCGCAGCCAGCAGGTCGACGGGGTGACGGCGGCGGACGTGGACCTGGCCCGGCGGGTCGACGACGCCATCGACGAGGCCGGCGCCGGGATGAACGCCGGCTGA
- a CDS encoding STAS domain-containing protein, which yields MDRSDPTAPAVRIGGDLAFTTAAPLRTEVDRLLAQTPQTLVLDFRDLLFIDSTGLSLIVHAWRDGQRGGTAIQLRETPRFLATILDMTGVAGLLSRPQPDRPTTGPSARV from the coding sequence GTGGACCGTTCCGACCCCACCGCGCCGGCCGTCCGGATCGGCGGGGACCTCGCCTTCACCACGGCCGCCCCGCTGCGCACCGAGGTGGACCGGCTGCTGGCCCAGACCCCGCAGACGCTCGTGCTGGACTTCCGCGACCTGCTCTTCATCGACAGCACCGGCCTGTCGTTGATCGTCCACGCCTGGCGGGACGGCCAGCGGGGCGGCACGGCCATCCAGCTCCGGGAGACCCCCCGCTTCCTGGCCACCATCCTCGACATGACCGGGGTCGCCGGCCTGCTGTCCCGGCCGCAGCCCGACCGGCCGACGACCGGCCCGTCCGCCCGTGTCTGA
- a CDS encoding PP2C family protein-serine/threonine phosphatase: MTAADVRGADPGDGRISTPSARRARAWSPAAPALPPLAPDRGPATPDWSEVVEHFREGLIVCDADGVVRHLSPVAERLVPEVVPGEVLAAAGVPALCGDDPGEFTHHGRRLRLRRVGLSAGRRCWYVEDVTESVSRADALLAERARSAFLAVVGEKLGNPLHPDRAAAAVVRLAVPTVADVAVLVLTPRSGRARWWRAVRADDEAPAVDSGVLAAAALPSAIGEGLGGVEPHALDWLVEQAVEAGWLPGLDAAGVTARVVPLPGREAPAGVLLVARRADRWYDDADLDLVRAFAARAGAALTTALLYRDQAEVADTLQASLLPVEPAAAPGVQWGTAYRPAQAGLRIGGDFYGSHRLVDGGSVFFLGDVSGKGVEAAVFTGQLRQCLQALHRVESQPGRLLKLLNDALLETTQANGQGRFATVVLGVVRPQRDGGLTLTLAGGGHLPPLVLRASGEVEVVPLSGMLIGVVPDPRIGEVTVRLAPGETCLLYSDGVTEARGGRRGDEQFGPERLVHAVTGCHRMPAPALAERVEQVTCDWLGHGDHDDIAVLALRAANPVRSGRHLHAVPGPTDAERTRETDA; the protein is encoded by the coding sequence GTGACTGCTGCCGACGTCAGGGGCGCTGACCCGGGCGACGGACGGATCTCCACGCCGAGTGCCAGACGGGCTCGGGCGTGGTCGCCCGCCGCGCCGGCCCTGCCGCCCCTGGCCCCGGACCGTGGCCCGGCCACCCCCGACTGGTCGGAGGTCGTGGAGCACTTCCGCGAGGGTCTGATCGTCTGCGACGCCGACGGCGTGGTGCGGCACCTCAGCCCGGTCGCCGAGCGGCTGGTTCCCGAGGTGGTGCCGGGCGAGGTGCTCGCCGCGGCCGGCGTGCCCGCCCTGTGCGGTGACGACCCGGGCGAGTTCACCCACCACGGCCGGCGACTGCGCCTGCGCCGGGTCGGGCTCTCCGCCGGCCGCCGCTGCTGGTATGTCGAGGACGTCACCGAGAGCGTCAGCCGGGCCGACGCGCTGCTCGCCGAGCGGGCCCGCTCGGCGTTCCTCGCCGTGGTCGGCGAGAAGCTCGGCAACCCCCTGCACCCCGACCGGGCCGCCGCCGCGGTGGTCCGGCTGGCCGTGCCGACCGTGGCCGACGTCGCCGTGCTGGTGCTGACCCCGCGCTCCGGCCGGGCCCGCTGGTGGCGGGCCGTGCGCGCGGACGACGAGGCGCCCGCCGTGGACAGCGGCGTGCTCGCCGCCGCGGCGCTGCCGTCGGCGATCGGGGAGGGGCTCGGCGGTGTCGAGCCGCACGCCCTGGACTGGCTGGTGGAGCAGGCCGTCGAGGCGGGCTGGCTGCCCGGTCTCGACGCGGCCGGCGTCACCGCGCGGGTGGTGCCGTTGCCCGGTCGGGAGGCCCCGGCCGGGGTGCTGCTGGTCGCCCGCCGGGCCGACCGCTGGTACGACGACGCCGACCTCGACCTGGTCCGCGCGTTCGCGGCCCGGGCCGGCGCCGCGCTCACCACCGCGCTGCTCTACCGCGACCAGGCCGAGGTCGCCGACACCCTCCAGGCCAGCCTCCTGCCCGTCGAGCCGGCGGCGGCCCCCGGCGTGCAGTGGGGGACCGCCTACCGGCCGGCGCAGGCCGGGCTGCGGATCGGCGGGGACTTCTACGGCTCGCACCGGCTCGTCGACGGCGGCTCGGTCTTCTTCCTCGGCGACGTCTCCGGCAAGGGCGTCGAGGCGGCCGTGTTCACCGGCCAGCTCCGCCAGTGCCTGCAGGCGCTGCACCGGGTCGAGTCGCAGCCGGGCCGGCTGCTGAAGCTGCTCAACGACGCGTTGCTGGAGACCACCCAGGCGAACGGGCAGGGCCGGTTCGCCACCGTCGTGCTGGGCGTGGTGCGCCCGCAGCGCGACGGCGGCCTCACCCTGACCCTGGCCGGCGGCGGCCACCTCCCGCCCCTGGTCCTGCGGGCCTCCGGTGAGGTCGAGGTGGTGCCGCTGAGCGGGATGCTGATCGGTGTGGTGCCGGATCCCCGCATCGGCGAGGTGACCGTGCGCCTGGCGCCGGGCGAGACCTGCCTGCTCTACAGCGACGGGGTCACCGAGGCGCGCGGCGGCCGGCGGGGTGACGAGCAGTTCGGCCCCGAGCGGCTGGTGCACGCCGTGACCGGCTGCCACCGGATGCCCGCACCGGCGCTGGCCGAGCGCGTCGAGCAGGTGACCTGCGACTGGCTCGGCCACGGCGACCACGACGACATCGCCGTGCTCGCGTTGCGGGCGGCCAACCCGGTCCGTTCCGGCCGCCACCTGCACGCCGTGCCCGGCCCGACCGACGCCGAGCGAACGAGGGAGACCGACGCGTGA